In Nymphaea colorata isolate Beijing-Zhang1983 chromosome 10, ASM883128v2, whole genome shotgun sequence, the genomic stretch CGTGCTAGTGCTAATTTTGATGCATACTTGGTTTtggttaaaattttcatgtctaACATTTATAGAAGATTTCTGCAGAATCAACAATCCTTTCTATAATGTCATAATttgacttttaagttttttacaaTTTAGCATTTATATGACAGATTGGTTCGATGGATTACACACTTTCATGAGGTATATATGTCATAAAAGCTGGCTAGGTGGATGGTTTCTACCACAGAAAAAGAGCTATTTTGCGCTGCAACTTCCTCATGGCTGGTGGATTTTTGGCCTCGATCAAGCTCTCCATTGTGATATTGATGTCTACCAGTTTAAATTTTTTGCAGAATTGATAAAAAATGAGGTCTGctcataaattttcattttttttatgctgtTTCTGAATCCTTATTTTTTAAAGCCTTTCAAGCAAGCACGTCACTTGGTCCATATGTCCGTTCTTTGATATGACATGTAATCTGACATCTCCTAAGCTTTTATGCTCATTTTTAAACCTGTGATAGACATGGTCAACATTGTGCTTGTACCTACAGCCTTCTCTAATGTGCCACTAATgatggcatcttcttcttcaaaaaaaaaaataatgttaatGACCTTATATACTCGGTTTCAGATTCTCTTTTTACCATTGGAACATTAATTCTTTCCACTTAGAAGTCATCTGTattatcttttttattaaaaagataTGAGAAATTGTCCTTGACTCCTTGtcatttaaatgtaaatttctGATACAAGGTTGTTTAGGAAATAACTGAACAGCAAAACCAGGCATAAGATCCTTTAATCCAGGTGTTAAGCTGGATTTGCATAAAACCAGGTCTCTTCGGCATGCGTTCAATTCAGACACAAGTTTTGAAGCATAATGTTAATTTAAATGCTATTCTTGTCTTTCCTTTGAAACCTTGTAAGTGACACCAAACGTTTGTGCATATTTCAAGATGATTTGTGGCATTTTGCTGTTTTATTGTAAATTGCTTATTAGGTGTAGTAGTTCAAGCTCTCTTGGTCCTTGCAGAGCTAAATATGCACAGCAGGGGAAAAGAACTGCAGTTCTATAAGTTTCATATGAAgaattttttggaatttaaaatATGAAACCGCCAATACCATTCTTAGAAGCACTCTTAAAAGTGTAAAAGCTCGTGCTCCATCTTGAACAAGTTGTGTTGCCTTCATATTATTATCCTTTACCAACTTGATTGTCTGTTGCGACATGATTAAGTTTTCCAGTCTCAAACAAATTAAGGATTATTGAGTTATTAACAAAAGCTACCCTGTTTGGTATGAACTTGCTAGCAGGTTGGAGAACACGACTCTGTGATTGTTGTCACACATGAACCAAACTGGCTTCTTGATTGGTACTGGAAAGAGACAAGTGGCAAGAACGTATCACACTTAATTTGTGACTATTTGAAGGGAAGATGTAAACTTAGAATGGCAGGGGACTTGCATCACTATATGCGGCATTCTTTTGTTCCTGGTGATAATCCTGTAAACGTTCAACATCTGCTTGTCAATGGTTGCGGTGGTGCATTTTTGCATCCTACCcatgttttttctaatttcaagAAATTCTGTGGAACCACCTATGAATGCAAGGCTGCTTATCCTTCTTGTGAAGATTCAAGTAGAGTAAGTATTTTATTTTGGTTCATCTTTGTTAAATTTATTATGCTGTAGCTTTTTCAAACTGttaatctctttcttttttctcttctctagATTGCATTGGGTAACATATTGAAGTTTCGGAGAAAAAACTGGCAATTTGATGTCATTGGCGGcattgtttattttatattggtgttttccatgtttccacaggtgattctttctctttttatgcaATTTGCTTTGCAGTAAGTTCGTCAAAACTACTGTGACGGAAATGTTCTGACTAGTGTCGGACGTGTGGATTCTCTTTCGGTTTAAGTTTCATTTTTACATTCTGAATTAGTATGTTCTGCAGATTTTCATGAAGTAACTACACTGGTTTCAACTTTGTGCTCCTTAACTTTCCTGTAAAAAAGTTTACTGCTTTCCTGTAACTTTCTGCTCATTAAACTGCTCATTAAACTGTAACTTGATTTGATTTGGTATCAGTGTCCTGAACAATTACTACTGATAAGAGAATAGCAACATAATAGTTCCATGGTTTAGTCTTCATTGTCAAACATGTCCATTCATAGTTGAAATTGTCAAACTAGGACAGGGTCTGTGAAGTGGGAAATAAGTCCTTGAGTGAAGCTTAATTTATGAAGCAACCATTAAAAGCATGTTGAAGGGCTTGAGGTAGCAAACGAGAAGAATTAAGAAAGGCAAGCAGTTAAGAGCAATGCTTgagcttttttctttgttccgGGAGGGGTGGGTGGCCAACCCTGAATGACCATCTTGactggattttgattttgtaaataGAAATATGACTTTTTATCAGAGATATTATGCTGCCCGTATCAAACCAGCTTCTCTAATACTTAGATACTTTATATGTAGCGTGCTGGAGGATGCGTCTGGTAAACATTGTCTTTAGTATAGGAGGAAGTACTCCTATTATGCAAGCTTTTAAATGTCTTCAGTCATGTTTAACTTCAAACCTATGAACCAGACCTGAATTCCTTGACTTGACTTTTTCCATGAACTTTTTTCATTATTCAACCATTTAAGACCATTTGGAAGATATAGACCctccttttttcaaaattatatcaTAATGGGATTCTATTTGGGCGCTTGTCGTtgtcttcctccttttctcatGTTTACCAGAAGCGTGCTCCAATACTCATGTCTTCTATGTAAGAAACTttatctttctctagaaaatatGGGAAATGGTAGTAATATATTGAGAATATGTATGCAACTTCATTCTTAAGTCTTTACATGTTGAATCATTCTCCATTGCCCGTTCATTTTCCTTGATAACATGTCTATCATTATTTACCTCTATGGTTAGTTTTTTAtattccttctttttgggagAAGAAAGTACTTTGTTGAGTTGTTCAGGATCTGAGATATATTGTGCATTTCCAGTGCAATCTCGATCATATGTTGCGGGAGGATACTTGGTCGGGTCACCTTAAGAACTTCTTCAGTATAATGTGGCAATCCTTCACAGACATGCTGGAGCACTCATATGTTTCACCAATGGGAATCCTGGCATTGTTAATAACTGCTTTTCTATTTATTCCTTCCAAAATGTCAAAAAAGAGGCGTGTTATTCTTGGGGTTCTCCACGTTTCTGTTCATGTGACTGCAGCAGTTCTTCTCATGTTGCTACTGGAACTTGGTATTGAGACCTGCGTACGCCACCGGCTACTTGGAACAGCAGGTATGCATCTGTCTGCTGTTTATAGCCGTAACGTAATAGCCTTATAAATGATCATTTTCTAGTCACGGTATGTTATCATCAGTTCAGAATCTCTCATTAGTAAAATAAGTGACATTTATATGATGAACATCATATGAACATTCTGGAAATATTGCATTATTTCCttcatattgaaattgattgaaGAAACTAAATACTTACGAAAGAAAAGCTATCTGTTTGCTTCACTGTCAACTTCTTCCTCTACGATTGAAAGCTTGTTATAAGTGAAGGACAAATAAAAGAGTATGCAGCTATATGAACCCTTGAATTTGACTGTAGCTCGGTCAAGGCATCTTGCATGCTGTGAATGTGGTTTGGCGTTCACTCATTCACCTGTTACTAATTCATGTCTGTTACTAAAGTGGAAAAAAAGAGTCCATATGTTGTATCAAGTCCTGAAAATAAGCTCTTGCTAGAACCATTTCAATAATGGTGTATCTATGTGGCTTAATGGATACTTGAGTGAAAATGTTGATGGGCATGtcattcataatatatatatatatatatacacgcatTGTGATGACAGAGATGCATTTGTGCAAGGATCAAGCAcaatgtttgataaaaaaagatttatagGCTAATTAGTGGATGCATTGATTTATTGCTGATAATTACAGATACCTGATATCATTACAAAAGATCAACATTAAGATATTTCTCAATTTAAGGTACACCTGTCTACACATGCTCTGTGATGAAGGATGTTAAGAAGGGTGTTTAATATTAGAGATGCTATCATCCAAGAGGTGTCCTGCTATCCAACAGACGTTCTGCAGTGGTCTTCTTAGACTATGGAGGAAGGGGTGCCTGTATATGGGGCCTCATAGCTACAAATTTTGCCAAAAGTTTATCAATATGACCATCCGATATTACTTGAGTTATTCTTTCCAAAAATAGTCCTCCTTTCATGTAGAAGATAATTTCCACCAATAAAATGTCTCAAATTCACATTGTGCTTCATGTATTAAAAGGGAGAAAACTGGAATTCCTACTTTCTTTTTACAAGAAATAACAGTTTAAGTTTGTGTAATATTCCTTTTTCAATGATGTAAATTTGAATGCAAATTTTCAATCTTCAAGCAAATGTCACATGGACAAACTCACCCCATGTACGGTGCATTCACTGGGCTGCAAGGGTAGGCAACAGTTTATGCATCCACTTCAATGTTCtgtaagaggaaacaaaagtcAATCCACAAATTCTGACTTGATGATTCCTCAAAATTTTAGTCGCTGCTGCCTGTCCAGTATGCATGCCCTGCATCATATATTGTCAGATCAGCTCTTAATGTGGCTGACACAATTATGTTACCTATTTCTTTATTATCTTTATCACTTTGAGCTGAAATGCAATCTAACACTTTTTATCAGTTCCACTAATCTCATATTCGACTTGGTTTCTGAGGAAAATAATGGTCTAGACTCTAAAATTGTTATTCAAGACCTTTGCTTGCAAGGAtattcacattttatttctttctgcTAATAATTATGAGTTATGGCTTTCAGCTTTATAACTATGTAAATGTGCAGCCGACCAAATCTTTGCATCttaattttttgtacttttgtAACAAGGATATCCACATCCTCCCCTGTTTCAAAAACCATGCCCATGTGATTTAAAAGAATGACTTGAACAAGGTCTTAAGTTAACTGGCAGATTCTGAATTTGTGTCAGCAATCAATGAAAGGTGCTTAAAGAGGACCTTTAATCTGATCATATGAACCTTATCTATGACCTTGAATTACCACGAATGTAGTAATCgtgtgaaaaaacatgaaaactcTTGCACAGTAGCATTATCCATGCAGAAATTCTCTTTTAGTTTTAATCCATTTCAACCTTTTAATGCATCAATGGTTTAAGCAGttccatttttgtttatttgccCATGGTTGGCCTTATGGGTTCTCAGATCTACTTCTATCTCCCTGTTTCAGGTTATCATACTTTATATGAATGGTACCGGTCTGTGGAAAACGAGCATTTCCCCGACCCCACGGGCCTTAGAAGACGGATGGAAGAGTGGACTTTTGGTTTCTATCCTGCTTGCATAAAGTATTTGATGTCTGCCTTTGATGTACCAGAGGTAAGCCATGTATCCAGTTCCTCAACAGAGttcttttgtaacaaatttGAAATGGATGAATATTGCAGGTGATGGCTGTCACCAGAAATAGCATCTGTAGGGCTGGAATGGAGTCCATATCCAGAGGTCAGGCAATTATATATTACTCTTCCATCTTCCTCTATTTCTGGGTCTTCTCCACCCCTGTAGTTTCACTCGTATTTGGAAGCTACTTGTATTTATGCATTAATTGGCTGCATATCCATTTTGATGAGGCATTCTCATCACTCCGAATCGCAAATTACAAGGCCTTCACTCGCTTCCATATCACCAAAGATGGTGATCTTAACGTTTACACGCTTGCAGTCGACAAGGTAAAACTTCATTTGCATTTTGTCTCATTCATGATCCATTTAGAATTGgcattttcctcatttttaagTTGTATCTTACTTTTCATTACATTACATAAATAGGTACCAAAGGAATGGGAGCTGGATCCCCAGTGGGAGAGTGAATCCAAACAGCCATTGGCTCATCACAGGAAGTTTCCAAGCAAATGGTGTGCACCTGCACCTAACCAAGATCCAGTTAGCACCGCTCGCATTGTAGACCACTTTGTGATAAAAAGAACATGTTCAAAACCCATCTAAGGCAATTTTATTAGGTCTGACTAGTTTGTATATTGTTAGGTGGAAATTCCTGTAAAACAGTGGAACAGCACCACTTTCTACCATTGGGGAAAGGAATTAGAATCACAAGCTTCTGCTACTGAATAGCACCATTCTGAGTAATCAAATGTTGACATAAATTTCTTGTGTTcgcaaaaattttgaaacagaaCTTGAGACAGCTAACGAATGAATTGACCAACGTTAGTTGGGAAGATGCATGAAATGCCCTGTGATGGCCAGAACTTTCGTTGCTTCGTTCTGCAGAACGAATAGGACTGGTCAGGCAAATTGGATCTCGATAAAGAAAAGACGGTGGTTATGTACACTTTTTCACTGCTCAAGAAAATCTTGGTAGCGAGTCCCTTTGAGGGTGTTATACACATCGCTCCAGTTCTCAACCTGATGAGAGAGGGGCCTGGTGTGGATCTTGACCTGGCGGCTAGTAAGGTTCATTACTGGCACTCCAAGGAACTCCTGTACATCGATCAGCCTCTGGTGAAATAAGACGTTCGCTTTCATCATAAACATGCATTTGAGCTGGGATGATTAGTAATATATTTACAGAAAAACACGCATACCGTTTGGTTGCTGACAATGTCCTCGTAGTACAGGATAATATGGCGGGTGCTCTTAAAGTACTTCAAAGCTtcagcagccgtctcctccgTCTGCTGTAGATGGGTCAATAGTAGAGTTGAATTTATGCTGGGCTTGTATTTTGACAGAAGGTCTGCCTGCAGTGTCCACAGCAAGAATTCAACCATTGGTCGgggttggagagagagagagagaggttgtgCGCATTGTAGAAACCAATGTGAGAAAGGTTCGGCTAACGGCTGACCTGCGGCTCCTAGCTTTTTGTAAAGAACTCCCCTTTAGGATAGCTTGTTTACATAACGTTTTTCTCTTTGACTATTTTAATAATTTCTATCGATGCTATGGGGAATGCAAGGCAGTATTGTGGTAGAATGAGAATTACATCCTTGCTTTCATTGCAACCAGATAGCTGTTTCTCGCTCATGCACATCAGACAACCGGAAAAATGAGATTGCTGCTACCTGCCCTAACATTTACTTACGTGGAAAAGAAATCATGAAACGTAGGATGACTGATGCAAATGCAATTGATTaacataaaaattcaaaaaggaaaaccttTTAACTGAACTTATGGACTACGGGGTGACTGGGTTGTGTCCATCATGCATCTAGACTTCGAAAACTGAACTCTGCAGATGAATATTCAGCTCAAGCTGCCCAATTAGTTAGTGGTTAATCAAGGTA encodes the following:
- the LOC116262149 gene encoding uncharacterized protein LOC116262149 — translated: MKPPMAPLLDTLKMERVRTILNYRYPYPHEHSQHAMIAVFVGCLFFISSDNMHTLIQKLDNNIKWWSIYASLIGFFYFFSTPFVRKTIKPSYSNFSRWYVAWIGIAALYHLPSFQSMGVDMRMNLSLFLTIYFSSVLFLVIFHIIFLGLWYVGLVARVAGKRPEILTIIQNCTVISIACCVFYSHCGNRALLREKSLGRKNSGWFSLPFWKSEEKHTWLSQFVHMHELKDRVCSSWFAPVGSASDYPLLSKWVFYGELVCSGSCTDPSDEISPIYSLWATFIGMYIANYVVERSTGWALTHPLSMSEYEKLKKQMKPDFLDMVPWYSGTSTDLFKTVFDLMVSVTLFVGRFDMRMMQAAMSKVNDQKGDLLYDHFREKDDFWFDFMCDTGDGGNSSYAVARLLAQPSIKAKGTGLKCSLQRGKLLLIGGDLAYPNPSSFSYERRFFLPFEYALQPPPWYKPEHIAVNKPEIPCGLSDLKQYDGPQCFIIPGNHDWFDGLHTFMRYICHKSWLGGWFLPQKKSYFALQLPHGWWIFGLDQALHCDIDVYQFKFFAELIKNEVGEHDSVIVVTHEPNWLLDWYWKETSGKNVSHLICDYLKGRCKLRMAGDLHHYMRHSFVPGDNPVNVQHLLVNGCGGAFLHPTHVFSNFKKFCGTTYECKAAYPSCEDSSRIALGNILKFRRKNWQFDVIGGIVYFILVFSMFPQCNLDHMLREDTWSGHLKNFFSIMWQSFTDMLEHSYVSPMGILALLITAFLFIPSKMSKKRRVILGVLHVSVHVTAAVLLMLLLELGIETCVRHRLLGTAGYHTLYEWYRSVENEHFPDPTGLRRRMEEWTFGFYPACIKYLMSAFDVPEVMAVTRNSICRAGMESISRGQAIIYYSSIFLYFWVFSTPVVSLVFGSYLYLCINWLHIHFDEAFSSLRIANYKAFTRFHITKDGDLNVYTLAVDKVPKEWELDPQWESESKQPLAHHRKFPSKWCAPAPNQDPVSTARIVDHFVIKRTCSKPI